Proteins from one Deinococcus apachensis DSM 19763 genomic window:
- a CDS encoding DUF4129 domain-containing protein, whose product MALSPTSPRPAPFWADRSLLLLAAPLVGVAWLPWWAMLGLPVALALTRRGDGPRSVRVPLLLLGAGVGLVGSLPGMRGPEGAVAFIQAFVTVMGGTALVYLGVSALEERRVGWGAGWLAALLLLGAVVPGGGSVVGLALGLLALLLTLLGAAGVEERPHRRLAGGGKALLGTAGAALAAALLLALLAFALPGSGTGRLGQPGNSPAAPAQAQESPAVPPLAQPPTAQRQGEVRRVRPVGNLPDRLPGGDLVLLSGLLFFAALAFAMWRARSREPGEPFRFQWWEVAAVMGVGLTAALLLAFSFAARTGAGGDLGPGASAGAAGTLDTQALREVSDPLQLFWERSLWVLSLLAFLVFTGLAAALFWLGLRFRPDPAEAEPEETLPSTPYPGEEEALHRVRLAYRAALTSLAAVGLGRGEAETPAEHAGRVTGVRPALAGPLGTLVAAYAPVRYGGRVTEDDADAAERAAREVTHLTAQTDRKDTESETT is encoded by the coding sequence GTGGCCCTGTCCCCAACTTCCCCGCGTCCCGCGCCCTTCTGGGCCGACCGCTCGCTGCTGCTGCTCGCCGCCCCGCTTGTCGGCGTGGCCTGGCTGCCGTGGTGGGCCATGCTGGGGCTGCCGGTGGCCCTGGCGCTGACCCGGCGGGGAGACGGGCCGCGGTCGGTGCGGGTGCCGCTGCTCCTGCTGGGGGCGGGCGTGGGTCTGGTGGGGTCGCTGCCGGGAATGCGGGGGCCGGAGGGGGCGGTGGCGTTCATCCAGGCGTTCGTGACGGTCATGGGCGGCACGGCGCTGGTGTACCTGGGCGTGTCGGCCCTGGAGGAGAGGCGGGTGGGCTGGGGCGCCGGGTGGCTCGCCGCGCTCCTCCTGCTGGGGGCGGTGGTGCCGGGGGGTGGTTCTGTCGTAGGGCTGGCCCTGGGTCTGCTCGCGCTGCTGCTGACCCTGCTGGGCGCGGCGGGCGTGGAGGAGCGGCCCCACCGGCGGCTGGCCGGGGGAGGAAAGGCCCTGCTGGGCACGGCGGGGGCGGCCCTGGCGGCGGCCCTGCTCCTCGCTCTGCTCGCGTTCGCGCTGCCGGGGAGTGGGACGGGCCGCCTCGGCCAACCAGGCAATTCACCCGCCGCCCCGGCCCAGGCGCAGGAGTCGCCCGCTGTGCCACCCCTGGCGCAGCCGCCCACTGCCCAGAGACAGGGCGAGGTGCGCCGGGTTCGCCCGGTTGGGAACCTGCCGGACCGCCTCCCCGGCGGCGACCTCGTGCTGTTGAGCGGCCTGCTGTTCTTCGCGGCGCTGGCCTTTGCGATGTGGCGGGCGCGGAGCCGCGAGCCCGGCGAGCCCTTCCGGTTCCAGTGGTGGGAGGTTGCGGCGGTGATGGGCGTGGGGTTGACGGCGGCGCTGTTGCTGGCGTTCAGCTTCGCCGCCCGTACCGGAGCGGGAGGAGACCTGGGGCCTGGGGCGTCGGCGGGGGCGGCGGGAACACTCGACACCCAGGCCCTCAGGGAGGTGAGCGACCCCCTTCAGCTCTTCTGGGAGCGGAGCCTCTGGGTCCTGAGCCTGCTTGCCTTCCTGGTGTTCACCGGGCTGGCGGCGGCGCTGTTCTGGCTGGGGCTGCGCTTTCGACCGGACCCGGCCGAGGCGGAGCCCGAGGAGACCCTCCCCTCCACCCCATACCCCGGCGAGGAGGAGGCGCTGCACCGCGTGCGGCTCGCCTACCGTGCGGCCCTCACCTCGCTCGCGGCCGTGGGCCTGGGGCGGGGCGAGGCGGAAACGCCCGCCGAACACGCGGGCCGGGTAACCGGGGTGAGACCCGCGCTGGCCGGGCCGCTGGGCACCCTCGTCGCCGCCTACGCCCCGGTGCGCTATGGGGGCCGGGTGACCGAGGACGACGCGGACGCCGCCGAGCGGGCCGCGCGTGAAGTGACGCACCTCACGGCGCAGACGGACAGAAAAGACACGGAAAGCGAGACGACATGA
- the rpoD gene encoding RNA polymerase sigma factor RpoD, translating to MAEPTKARTRSKVPASSAGVTADGPAESLVKTPTSRAPALPAEEVTPREAAPRKATAKSASAKKAAASTDPAPDTDAGAEGAPTPSRKASAKAAPAGKPAAKAGPADKPYYAHPSIQELLKAGRAAGVLSSEEIAAALSVALEANGLDPESAEAFEDMQLYLAAQNIEVQDLDDEDEDTDLDDVEEGAAPGAAAEGDEEEKYFDDMPRAVSNDPVRQYLHEIGRVPLLTLEEEIALARRIEEGEEARKTLEEEPDLEDRARRRLMRQMEDGAAARQGLIEANLRLVVSIAKKYTGRGLGFLDLIQEGNQGLIRAVEKFEYRRRYKFSTYATWWIRQAINRAIADQARTIRIPVHMVETINKLTRTARQLQQELSREATYEEIAEAMGPGWDANKVEEVQKVSQEPVSLETPIGDEKDSFYGDFIPDENLDSPVDNAAKTLLSEELEKALSKLTEREAMVLKFRKGLVDGREHTLEEVGQRFNVTRERIRQIENKALRKLKYHESRTRKLRDFLD from the coding sequence ATGGCAGAACCCACCAAAGCACGGACCCGCAGCAAAGTCCCGGCCTCCAGCGCGGGTGTGACGGCCGACGGCCCCGCCGAGAGCCTCGTCAAGACGCCGACCTCCCGCGCCCCCGCCCTGCCCGCCGAAGAAGTCACTCCCCGGGAGGCGGCGCCCCGCAAGGCCACGGCGAAGTCGGCCTCGGCCAAGAAGGCGGCTGCATCGACCGACCCGGCCCCCGACACCGACGCGGGAGCCGAGGGCGCGCCCACCCCGTCCCGCAAGGCCTCCGCCAAGGCGGCGCCTGCGGGCAAACCGGCGGCCAAGGCCGGTCCCGCCGACAAGCCCTACTACGCGCACCCCAGCATTCAGGAACTCCTGAAGGCGGGCCGCGCGGCGGGCGTGCTCTCCAGCGAGGAGATCGCCGCCGCCCTCTCGGTCGCGCTGGAGGCGAACGGGTTGGACCCCGAGAGCGCCGAGGCCTTCGAGGACATGCAGCTCTACCTCGCTGCCCAGAACATTGAGGTGCAGGACCTCGACGACGAGGACGAGGACACCGACCTCGACGACGTCGAGGAGGGCGCGGCCCCCGGCGCGGCTGCCGAGGGCGACGAGGAGGAGAAGTACTTCGACGACATGCCGCGCGCGGTGTCCAACGACCCGGTGCGGCAGTACCTCCACGAGATCGGCCGGGTGCCGCTGCTCACCCTGGAGGAGGAGATCGCCCTCGCCCGCCGCATCGAGGAGGGCGAGGAGGCGCGCAAAACGCTGGAGGAGGAACCCGACCTCGAAGACCGGGCCCGCCGCCGCCTGATGCGCCAGATGGAGGACGGGGCCGCCGCCCGCCAGGGCCTGATCGAGGCGAACCTCCGCCTGGTCGTCTCCATCGCCAAGAAGTACACCGGGCGCGGGCTGGGCTTTCTCGACCTGATTCAGGAGGGCAACCAGGGCCTGATCCGCGCGGTCGAGAAGTTCGAGTACCGCCGCCGCTACAAGTTCTCGACCTACGCGACGTGGTGGATTCGCCAGGCGATCAACCGCGCCATCGCCGACCAGGCCCGCACCATCCGCATCCCGGTCCACATGGTCGAGACGATCAACAAGCTGACGCGCACCGCCCGCCAGCTTCAGCAGGAACTCTCGCGCGAGGCGACCTACGAGGAGATCGCCGAGGCGATGGGTCCCGGCTGGGACGCCAACAAGGTGGAAGAGGTCCAGAAGGTCTCCCAGGAGCCCGTCTCGCTGGAAACCCCCATCGGTGACGAGAAGGACTCCTTCTACGGCGACTTCATCCCCGACGAGAACCTCGACTCCCCGGTGGACAACGCCGCCAAGACGCTGCTCTCCGAGGAACTCGAAAAGGCCCTCTCCAAGCTCACCGAGCGCGAGGCGATGGTCCTTAAGTTCCGCAAGGGCCTGGTCGACGGCCGCGAACACACGCTCGAAGAGGTCGGCCAACGCTTCAACGTGACCCGCGAGCGTATTCGCCAGATCGAGAACAAGGCGCTGCGCAAGCTCAAGTACCACGAGAGCCGCACCCGCAAGCTGCGCGACTTCCTGGATTGA
- a CDS encoding glycoside hydrolase family 2 protein, whose product MRYSTHPTPLLEREHWRDLGGLWQFCYDDEARWRHPGEVIFDRQILVPYAPESRKSGIGDEGFHPVVWYSLTVTLTPEERSGRLLLHFGAVDYRATVWANGSVVAQHEGGHTPFTADITKQAQAGETVEIVVRAEDDPQDLAKPRGKQDWQREPHSIWYPRTTGIWQTVWLERVPETYLRRVRWSSNMQSWEIGLNVEVAGPLPPHMSVRVRLYRDGELLADDRYAVRHTEVSRQISLADPGIDDFRNELLWSPAHPQLLDAQVDLLVGDRVIDRVRSYTAMRYVAVHGNRFLLNGRPYYLRMVLDQGYWPDSLMTATDDELRQDVELIRRLGFNGARKHQKIENPRWLYWCDVMGVLVWEEMPSPYRFTPQAVKRLTREWEEVLERDISHPCIVAWVPFNESWGVPDLPTNPAHRDYVRALYHLTKTFDSSRPVIGNDGWEHVATDILTIHDYADDTEALRRRYGTIESTRLSLEQQQPADRAITLGGFEVMGQPVVLSEFGGIAYIPNHESGWGYSESQSEVDFLQDYAALLAAIHDCHGLSGFCYTQLTDTFQEKNGLLYEDRRPKADMLKLAKSTQGNRTAREMTIDPVLNPYGNSPRWLNRQREPLVLAETAED is encoded by the coding sequence TTGCGTTACTCCACCCACCCCACCCCGCTGCTGGAGCGCGAACACTGGCGCGACCTGGGCGGCCTGTGGCAGTTCTGTTACGACGACGAGGCGCGCTGGCGCCACCCCGGCGAGGTGATCTTCGACCGCCAGATTCTGGTGCCCTACGCCCCCGAGAGCCGGAAGAGCGGCATCGGGGACGAGGGCTTTCACCCGGTCGTGTGGTACAGCCTGACCGTGACGCTCACGCCCGAGGAACGCTCGGGCCGGCTGCTGCTGCACTTCGGCGCGGTGGATTACCGGGCGACCGTCTGGGCGAACGGCAGCGTGGTCGCGCAGCACGAGGGCGGGCACACCCCCTTCACCGCCGACATCACCAAGCAGGCCCAGGCGGGCGAGACCGTCGAGATCGTGGTCCGCGCCGAGGACGACCCCCAGGACCTCGCCAAGCCGCGCGGCAAGCAGGACTGGCAGCGCGAGCCGCACTCGATCTGGTATCCCCGCACCACCGGCATCTGGCAGACTGTCTGGCTGGAGCGCGTGCCCGAGACGTACCTGCGCCGGGTGCGCTGGTCGAGCAACATGCAGAGCTGGGAGATCGGGTTGAACGTCGAGGTCGCCGGGCCGCTGCCCCCCCACATGAGCGTGCGCGTGCGGCTCTACCGCGACGGGGAACTGCTGGCCGATGACCGCTACGCGGTGCGCCACACCGAGGTCTCCCGCCAGATCTCCCTGGCCGACCCGGGCATCGACGACTTCCGCAATGAGCTGCTCTGGAGCCCGGCCCATCCCCAACTGCTCGACGCCCAGGTCGACCTGCTGGTGGGCGACCGGGTGATCGACCGGGTGCGCTCCTACACTGCCATGCGCTACGTGGCGGTTCACGGCAACCGCTTCCTGCTCAACGGGCGCCCGTACTACCTGCGCATGGTGCTCGACCAGGGCTACTGGCCCGACAGCCTGATGACGGCCACCGACGACGAGCTGCGCCAGGACGTTGAACTCATCCGGCGGCTGGGCTTCAACGGGGCGCGCAAACACCAGAAGATCGAGAACCCCCGCTGGCTGTACTGGTGCGACGTGATGGGCGTGCTCGTCTGGGAGGAGATGCCCAGCCCCTACCGCTTCACCCCGCAGGCCGTCAAGCGCCTCACCCGCGAGTGGGAGGAGGTGCTGGAGCGCGACATCTCGCACCCCTGCATTGTGGCGTGGGTGCCCTTCAACGAGTCGTGGGGCGTGCCGGACCTGCCCACCAACCCCGCCCACCGCGACTACGTGCGGGCGCTGTACCACCTCACGAAGACCTTCGACTCCTCGCGCCCGGTGATCGGCAACGACGGCTGGGAGCATGTTGCCACCGACATCCTCACCATCCACGACTACGCCGACGACACCGAGGCGCTGCGGCGGCGCTACGGCACCATCGAGTCGACCCGGCTCTCGCTGGAGCAGCAGCAGCCCGCCGACCGGGCGATCACGCTGGGCGGCTTCGAGGTGATGGGGCAGCCGGTGGTGCTCTCCGAGTTCGGCGGCATCGCCTACATCCCCAACCACGAGAGCGGCTGGGGCTACAGCGAGTCGCAGAGCGAGGTGGACTTCCTTCAGGACTACGCGGCGCTGCTCGCGGCCATCCACGACTGCCACGGCCTCTCGGGTTTTTGCTACACCCAGCTCACCGACACCTTCCAGGAGAAGAACGGCCTGCTGTACGAGGATCGCCGCCCCAAGGCGGACATGCTCAAGCTCGCCAAGAGCACCCAGGGCAACCGCACCGCCCGCGAGATGACCATCGACCCGGTCCTGAACCCCTACGGCAACTCGCCGCGCTGGCTGAACCGGCAGCGGGAGCCGCTGGTGCTGGCGGAGACGGCGGAGGACTGA
- a CDS encoding glycosyltransferase family 1 protein, translating into MLKSQPDIVCLSHLRWKFVYQRPQHLMTRAARTRRVYYLEEPVDDGAQPYLEASTDGGVTVLTPHIQPGLYGDAAEEVTARLLRPFLAREGVRRPLAWVYTPMRLPLLDVVQPGSVVYDCMDELANFRSAPPKLREREQELFRQADVVFTGGHRLYEAKRRQHPNVHPFPSSVDVSHFAQARAGLEDPADQRDLPRPRLGFYGVIDERFDIELVGELARRRPEWQFVLLGPVVKIDPAELPRGENLHYLGMKSYTELPSYLAHWDVALLPFALNEATEFISPTKTPEYLAAGLPVVSTPIRDVVRPYGERGVVSIAQGTDEFEASVLAALGQDQTGRRDRADALLAGMSWDRTWEEMEALLLRAEAGPGAPRSVARAGTFPAGGSD; encoded by the coding sequence AGCGCCCCCAGCACCTGATGACCCGGGCGGCCCGTACCCGGCGCGTGTACTACCTGGAGGAACCGGTGGACGACGGCGCCCAGCCCTATCTGGAGGCGAGCACCGACGGGGGCGTGACTGTGCTGACGCCCCACATTCAGCCGGGGCTGTACGGTGACGCCGCCGAGGAGGTCACCGCCCGGCTGCTGCGTCCCTTTCTGGCGCGGGAGGGGGTGAGGCGGCCCCTGGCCTGGGTGTACACGCCCATGCGGCTGCCGCTCCTCGACGTGGTGCAGCCCGGGAGCGTGGTGTACGACTGCATGGACGAACTCGCCAACTTCCGCAGCGCCCCTCCCAAACTGCGCGAGCGCGAGCAGGAGTTGTTCCGGCAGGCGGACGTGGTGTTCACAGGCGGGCACCGGCTGTACGAGGCCAAACGGCGCCAGCACCCGAACGTCCACCCCTTCCCCTCCAGCGTCGACGTCAGCCACTTCGCCCAGGCGAGGGCCGGTCTGGAGGACCCCGCCGACCAGCGCGACCTGCCCCGGCCCCGCCTGGGCTTCTACGGCGTCATCGACGAGCGTTTCGATATCGAGCTGGTGGGCGAACTGGCCCGGCGTCGCCCAGAGTGGCAGTTCGTTTTGCTGGGGCCGGTGGTGAAGATTGACCCGGCGGAGTTGCCGCGCGGCGAGAACCTGCACTACCTGGGGATGAAGAGCTACACGGAGTTGCCGTCGTACCTGGCGCACTGGGACGTGGCGCTGCTGCCCTTTGCCTTGAACGAGGCGACCGAGTTCATCAGCCCGACCAAGACGCCTGAATACCTCGCGGCGGGCCTCCCGGTCGTCTCGACTCCCATTCGGGATGTGGTGCGGCCCTACGGGGAGCGCGGGGTGGTGAGCATCGCGCAGGGCACGGACGAGTTCGAGGCGTCGGTGCTGGCGGCACTCGGCCAGGACCAGACCGGGAGGCGGGACCGGGCGGACGCGCTGCTGGCGGGTATGTCGTGGGACCGCACCTGGGAGGAGATGGAGGCTCTGCTGCTCCGGGCGGAGGCGGGACCGGGCGCCCCCCGCAGCGTGGCGCGGGCCGGAACCTTCCCGGCGGGGGGCAGCGACTGA